A region from the Medicago truncatula cultivar Jemalong A17 chromosome 6, MtrunA17r5.0-ANR, whole genome shotgun sequence genome encodes:
- the LOC112422548 gene encoding heavy metal-associated isoprenylated plant protein 9, translating to MTVKYFCMVMRINIDCNGCYRKVKRTLLEMPELESHFLEKKQTRVIVCGSFIPQDVAIKIKKKTNRRVEILDIQDLSENNAENIEEQKPSTSPQKPIERNMFGLIETKREMPALNHRVQYTTNCHF from the exons ATGACAGTGAAG TATTTTTGTATGGTGATGAGGATCAATATTGACTGCAATGGTTGTTATAGAAAAGTGAAGAGAACCCTTCTTGAAATGCcag AGTTGGAGAGCCATTTCTTAGAGAAGAAGCAAACCAGGGTAATTGTGTGTGGCAGTTTCATCCCTCAAGATGTTGCAAtcaagataaaaaagaaaacaaatcgAAGAGTTGAGATATTGGACATACAAGATTTGAGTGAAAACAATGCTGAAAATATAGAAGAAcagaaaccaagcactagcccCCAAAAGCCAATTGAAAGaaatatgtttggattgatagAAACAAAGAGAGAAATGCCTGCCCTCAATCATAGAGTTCAATACACAACAAATTGCCACTTTTAA